The Arabidopsis thaliana chromosome 5, partial sequence genomic interval ATCTGAATATTTACCGCTGCCCACGTCCTCCAGTTTGAGGAATAGTATCTTGCGGTCCGCTTAAGCCGCTCGTTCGCGAATTTATAACGGAAATGATCGGTAATGTACCTAAGATCTTCGGATCCGAGGGAGAATGCCTCGATGTTTTCTAGGCAGACAAATGTTGCTGAGGAAGGGGGAAGACGGTCCAGAAACGGGCGACGTAGGCACCATGAGAGTAGCTCGTCGCCCAAGTAACCGCCTGGTTCTAGTGTACTAGTGGCTAGGACGCCTTTGCTTAGGCTCTGTATACGTTTGACTCGTCCACGCATGATGAATATCATTCTCTGTACAGGATCTCCTTCACGGATGATCTGTGACAATCAACAAAATCGAAGAACCTCAGATTTTACTCTTCAAGTAAACTCTTAAACCGAAACCGaagcaaaatattggaaatataaatttttagaaaTGATGGGATGAGTACCTTTTCGTCTTTAGAGAAGACTCGAGGCTTAGCCCGATCGCAAATGTTGTCGAGGATCAAGTCGTCCATGCCCCTGAACAATGGCACCTGAGAAAGATCAAACATGTCAGAGACTTAACACTTACTGCTTTCACAAGTCTTAACAAGATTGTATAAAGTCTGCTTCCTAGTACCTTGTTAATGAGATCAAAGCAAAGATATCGTTTGATATCTCTTCGAAGACCCGGAGGCAAATCATGTATAAGTTCTAGCTCGTCTTCACCACCCAAGGCATTCCATCTCTGCCGCTCAAATCGCCTAACCCTCTGTCTTAACCGGGAAGGTAACTGCCTACGTTTCATCCACCATTCCATATCCCTACACCGTATCtgcattttcctttttttcgCCATTACCGCATGCAAAAACACCTTCAAAATATTGTAAAgtaaaaagctttttaaaatcttacaTTCCATGAAAACACAATATCATAGAAAAGACATATTCTTGCATAGTTTACCTGAATGTTTCCTATCAACAGCGTGAAAAGTAACAAGCCACTTAGAACCATAACTATACTGAAAATAACCTCGAGCCAGTTGCTTGTGGGCTCAAGATCATTCGCAAATGTGCTGTAAAACGCGACCCCCAAAACAGATTCAGTATGTCAATcagagaatttttttatatccaAGATGTAAACCTTAAGCTCAGAAACAAAGCAATTACCTGAGAGTCATTAGGCCCCAGAAGATGGGGTAAAGGATCTTAACCGCAAGAGAGTTGCTGGAGATGACTGGAAGTGCCCAACGGTAGATACCATATCGGAATGGTCCGTTAGAGTCTAAGCACATAGGCTTATTGACCACACTGGTAAGGTTTCCAGATAAGCATGGATATCCAACTGTGCTTGTCGGTGACACAAATTGGTAACAGACCTCTTCTTTGCAAGCCAGACTCAGATTGCAGTTCCCGGTTCTCATACATTGTTGTCTTATGCAAGAAGCAACACGCTGTATTGCGAGAACATACCAACATCCCCCAGCAACCTGAAACCACCAGAATTTCcataaacaacaaactttAATTTCATATCTTAGGACAGACCTTAgtagtactatatatatacacatggGATTTGTTATATTGCATTTGTTTTAGGACCTGAATATAACCTATTGTTGCAGGACATTATATTCAGGCAGAAATACAATATCTAGCTTGAGAGGACTTACATGAGAAGCGATGAAATATGCGATGAGATTAAGAGCAAAACCCCACCAAATAGTTCCAAAAATGTAACCAGTGACCTTCTGCATCCTTCTCATCAAACAGATGCAGTGATAAATCTTGGGGAGGAACTGGAACAAGAATATTAGCAGCAGAATCGTCATTATCAGCTTaaccttctcttctcttatcaGTTTCGGCACAACTAACCAAAACACTGCCTGCAAACAAGCAAAAACACAAAGTTCACATCTTATCTGCATCTCAAATCATGATTCATCAACAGGTAACACTTTCAAATGTAAATATGGGCTTTATTGATAGTAATAAAAAGTTTAGGGTTAATTTCATAATATTGGAATAGTTGGAAGGTTGTTCTGAAAATTCACCTGAGGGACAGGGAGGATGACGATAACATCAAACCAGAAGCCAGTGAGAGAGCGTGCGTAGTGAGACGCGATGGCGCGTGGATCCCAAACGAGCTTCCCACAACCAACGACAAGCGACTCTCTCGAGACGTAGGCCAGTCTGAATTGAAGCCACACGTGCCAAAGATGAACAGCATCGAGACACGTGCGGAGCACCGTGACCACCGCGGCGAACGCACCATCCATGTAAAGACACGCCGGTCCGGTAGTTCGGCCGATGGAAAGCGCGTAGAAGAAGAGCGGATCCACCGCTAAAGCCATCCCACGAGCTAAAAGCAACGCGCGGTTCCATCTCTGCACGCGCTTGCTCCTAGGATCGAGAACTTCACCAAACGGACCTTTGAGACGTCGGAATCTGGTTCGGGCTGGGTTAGGGACAGATCCTTCCTGGATCGGAACTAGAGAAGAGCCGGCGGAGGCACGCCACTCCGGCGCGTGAGCTTGATCGCAGCTAGTTGAATGGAAAGCTGGGACGCCTACTTGTGTGCAAGCGTAACACTCGACGGAGCTTAGCACCGGCGTCTCATCGCTGCCGCTGCTGCTCGAATCTCCACCGTTGATTTGGAGGTTACTGTTTTCATCGATCCCAGTCGTTTGTCGACGGAACTTATCGGAAAACAGTCCAATCCACCTGAAATATTCAAATTGTAATCAGGAATTAGCAATCTATCGCCAAAAATCATTCAGAATCATCTCACATTCGTTATATAGTACACAATTATGAAAATCGATTTCGTTGCTAGATGAACGATTTCGCATACTCAAGCGAGATTATAAGGAATTGCATGGTGACTTGTTAGCTATAGAACAGTTCAAAAAACGAGTGAATTTTCCGGGAAAAGTGTTTCTCGGggaaaaataatcaatctCAGGTAAAGCTTGTAACCTCTGGGTAAACAGCAAAAGACACAAAATACATATTCAGAATTCGGGAGTGTTTTAGCGTGAAAGCACCATTAATGAACGAATatagatatgaaaaaaaatggGAATTGTGTGGTATAAAAACCTGAAGATGAAGTTGGGGTGAGAGGGCATGATTGAAATAGAGGAACCACCATgggagagggagagaagaaaatttgcaGGGAGTGATTGGGAGAGAGAAGAGTGATTTGTATAGAGAGGCAAAGCCGCAAGATTTGTGTGTGATACGTACGTCTCTTAGTAGGATTCGGTTTATTTGTTAGGGGAGATTCCGgtttaataactaaaatcgAAGATCGAACTAAATCAGAAACCGAACCGGGATTGACAAGGGGGAGATGATGAGCTGTCAAGTGTCTGAGAGATGTGGTGGCTTGCTTAGCAAAACGGCCCACAAATAGACATTGAACAAATTGGATTCCGTACAGATCATGAGGATTGCTACGTTAAAATGGACCCAtcattttaaatgtaatttCTTTACGTTTAATCATTGAACTTTTAGATAAGTTTACAAATTTACTTGCTTTATATAGGAAGA includes:
- the DND1 gene encoding Cyclic nucleotide-regulated ion channel family protein (DEFENSE NO DEATH 1 (DND1); CONTAINS InterPro DOMAIN/s: Cyclic nucleotide-binding (InterPro:IPR000595), Cyclic nucleotide-binding-like (InterPro:IPR018490), RmlC-like jelly roll fold (InterPro:IPR014710); BEST Arabidopsis thaliana protein match is: cyclic nucleotide-gated cation channel 4 (TAIR:AT5G54250.2); Has 3052 Blast hits to 2968 proteins in 270 species: Archae - 0; Bacteria - 113; Metazoa - 1453; Fungi - 15; Plants - 978; Viruses - 0; Other Eukaryotes - 493 (source: NCBI BLink).): MPSHPNFIFRWIGLFSDKFRRQTTGIDENSNLQINGGDSSSSGSDETPVLSSVECYACTQVGVPAFHSTSCDQAHAPEWRASAGSSLVPIQEGSVPNPARTRFRRLKGPFGEVLDPRSKRVQRWNRALLLARGMALAVDPLFFYALSIGRTTGPACLYMDGAFAAVVTVLRTCLDAVHLWHVWLQFRLAYVSRESLVVGCGKLVWDPRAIASHYARSLTGFWFDVIVILPVPQAVFWLVVPKLIREEKVKLIMTILLLIFLFQFLPKIYHCICLMRRMQKVTGYIFGTIWWGFALNLIAYFIASHVAGGCWYVLAIQRVASCIRQQCMRTGNCNLSLACKEEVCYQFVSPTSTVGYPCLSGNLTSVVNKPMCLDSNGPFRYGIYRWALPVISSNSLAVKILYPIFWGLMTLSTFANDLEPTSNWLEVIFSIVMVLSGLLLFTLLIGNIQVFLHAVMAKKRKMQIRCRDMEWWMKRRQLPSRLRQRVRRFERQRWNALGGEDELELIHDLPPGLRRDIKRYLCFDLINKVPLFRGMDDLILDNICDRAKPRVFSKDEKIIREGDPVQRMIFIMRGRVKRIQSLSKGVLATSTLEPGGYLGDELLSWCLRRPFLDRLPPSSATFVCLENIEAFSLGSEDLRYITDHFRYKFANERLKRTARYYSSNWRTWAAVNIQMAWRRRRKRTRGENIGGSMSPVSENSIEGNSERRLLQYAAMFMSIRPHDHLE
- the DND1 gene encoding Cyclic nucleotide-regulated ion channel family protein (DEFENSE NO DEATH 1 (DND1); CONTAINS InterPro DOMAIN/s: Cyclic nucleotide-binding (InterPro:IPR000595), Cyclic nucleotide-binding-like (InterPro:IPR018490), RmlC-like jelly roll fold (InterPro:IPR014710); BEST Arabidopsis thaliana protein match is: cyclic nucleotide-gated cation channel 4 (TAIR:AT5G54250.2); Has 35333 Blast hits to 34131 proteins in 2444 species: Archae - 798; Bacteria - 22429; Metazoa - 974; Fungi - 991; Plants - 531; Viruses - 0; Other Eukaryotes - 9610 (source: NCBI BLink).), producing MQFLIISLEWIGLFSDKFRRQTTGIDENSNLQINGGDSSSSGSDETPVLSSVECYACTQVGVPAFHSTSCDQAHAPEWRASAGSSLVPIQEGSVPNPARTRFRRLKGPFGEVLDPRSKRVQRWNRALLLARGMALAVDPLFFYALSIGRTTGPACLYMDGAFAAVVTVLRTCLDAVHLWHVWLQFRLAYVSRESLVVGCGKLVWDPRAIASHYARSLTGFWFDVIVILPVPQAVFWLVVPKLIREEKVKLIMTILLLIFLFQFLPKIYHCICLMRRMQKVTGYIFGTIWWGFALNLIAYFIASHVAGGCWYVLAIQRVASCIRQQCMRTGNCNLSLACKEEVCYQFVSPTSTVGYPCLSGNLTSVVNKPMCLDSNGPFRYGIYRWALPVISSNSLAVKILYPIFWGLMTLSTFANDLEPTSNWLEVIFSIVMVLSGLLLFTLLIGNIQVFLHAVMAKKRKMQIRCRDMEWWMKRRQLPSRLRQRVRRFERQRWNALGGEDELELIHDLPPGLRRDIKRYLCFDLINKVPLFRGMDDLILDNICDRAKPRVFSKDEKIIREGDPVQRMIFIMRGRVKRIQSLSKGVLATSTLEPGGYLGDELLSWCLRRPFLDRLPPSSATFVCLENIEAFSLGSEDLRYITDHFRYKFANERLKRTARYYSSNWRTWAAVNIQMAWRRRRKRTRGENIGGSMSPVSENSIEGNSERRLLQYAAMFMSIRPHDHLE